In Desulfomonile tiedjei DSM 6799, a genomic segment contains:
- a CDS encoding FAS1-like dehydratase domain-containing protein produces MLLMLEQSRTERPVKLSSDFAGLELKEYHTDVTWRRTMNYAAAVNDNNPLYFDDEREDGIVAPPMFTVAVTWPICERIWEYIQADTFPRALLVNLVHYTEHLTFHRIMRPGDRLTVRGRISAILPHRAGTLMIVRLAGVDETGAPVFTEHLGGLLRGVQCDGEANVAEPLPVIPASPANAAPFWEKSVFVDPLAPFIYDGCTNIFFPIHTSVAFARGVGLPDIILQGTATLAYAVRDLTNYEADGNPLLLRSVAGCFTGMVLPGTQLQVALVGRTSDDCGTDLFFVVRNAQGDKVVSDGYARIQQN; encoded by the coding sequence ATGCTGCTCATGCTTGAGCAGTCTCGTACGGAGCGTCCCGTGAAACTCTCTTCCGATTTCGCCGGGCTGGAACTCAAGGAGTATCACACTGACGTCACGTGGCGCCGCACCATGAATTATGCAGCGGCAGTGAATGATAATAACCCGCTCTATTTTGATGATGAACGAGAAGATGGCATCGTTGCCCCTCCCATGTTCACTGTGGCCGTCACCTGGCCGATATGCGAACGAATTTGGGAGTACATCCAGGCAGACACGTTTCCGCGGGCACTTCTCGTAAATCTTGTCCACTACACCGAGCATCTCACATTCCACCGCATAATGCGGCCCGGCGATCGGCTGACTGTCAGGGGACGCATATCCGCGATTCTGCCTCATCGTGCAGGAACCCTCATGATTGTGCGGCTGGCCGGAGTTGACGAAACAGGCGCGCCGGTTTTCACCGAACATTTGGGTGGTCTCTTGCGAGGGGTCCAATGTGATGGCGAAGCAAATGTCGCAGAACCTCTTCCGGTGATTCCGGCTTCACCCGCAAACGCGGCTCCTTTTTGGGAAAAGAGTGTATTTGTCGATCCGCTCGCGCCATTCATCTACGATGGTTGTACGAATATTTTCTTCCCGATTCATACGTCTGTGGCTTTTGCCCGCGGAGTGGGGCTTCCCGACATCATTCTTCAGGGAACTGCAACGCTGGCCTACGCTGTTCGCGACCTCACAAACTACGAGGCAGACGGTAATCCCTTGCTGCTCCGTTCAGTGGCCGGTTGCTTTACCGGTATGGTTCTTCCCGGAACTCAATTGCAGGTCGCACTCGTAGGCCGAACATCCGATGATTGCGGGACTGATCTCTTCTTTGTGGTACGGAATGCTCAGGGAGACAAAGTCGTTTCTGACGGATATGCACGCATCCAACAAAACTAA
- a CDS encoding class I adenylate-forming enzyme family protein: protein MVWKSLTQTWHYLEKWAETKPQADALAFENERLSWGDFKRRSDLIAKALLAIGVSHGDRVAMLSAARTEFLTTFLASGKIGAMWLGLSPKFTLNELRYVIGDSQPTVLIALREFMGNDLSPLVKPLMKEFSCLKKVLVIGEPFEGAEDFHRFVYQERPERNEELSQRSTAVVDDDPTLLLYTSGSTGKPKGVVHTHKSIVENIKIEVKKFYFDEQSRALIHFPINHVAAVVELGFAAVLAGGFIFCMDRFDPGESLQAIQRERLTALGQVPAMFLLQFRDPQFAKTDFSSVKQFLWAGAAAPRLMVQVLSQIASKTGATLITGYGSTEVSGFVTYTEKGDNSDKLIHTVGKIAEPFELKIVGPDRLEVKDGDVGEVAVRGPFLMREYYNNPQATAQVMDSEGWYYTSDLGFKDSSGYVHLTGRASEMFKSGGENIYPREVEEVIESHDAVLFAAVIAVPDEVFQEVGWAFAMLQPGKEVTDEELRETCKTRLAKFKIPKRFFVRPLLPLLANGKIDKVALRAEVKEILAREQT, encoded by the coding sequence GTGGTTTGGAAAAGTCTGACTCAAACGTGGCACTATCTGGAGAAGTGGGCGGAGACAAAGCCTCAGGCGGATGCATTGGCTTTCGAAAACGAACGACTGAGCTGGGGTGATTTCAAGCGTCGGTCGGATTTGATTGCGAAAGCGTTACTCGCGATTGGGGTCTCCCATGGCGACCGCGTGGCCATGCTTTCTGCTGCTCGTACCGAATTCTTGACCACATTTCTGGCAAGCGGGAAAATCGGGGCCATGTGGCTCGGATTGTCTCCCAAGTTCACACTGAATGAACTCAGGTATGTGATTGGAGACAGTCAGCCGACTGTTCTCATCGCGTTGCGCGAATTCATGGGCAACGACCTCAGTCCGCTGGTAAAACCTCTCATGAAGGAATTCTCCTGTCTCAAGAAAGTCCTCGTTATCGGGGAACCTTTTGAAGGCGCGGAAGATTTTCACCGCTTTGTGTACCAAGAACGACCGGAGCGCAACGAGGAACTCTCTCAGAGATCGACCGCGGTAGTAGACGACGATCCGACGTTGTTACTCTATACTTCCGGTTCCACGGGGAAGCCGAAAGGAGTGGTCCACACCCACAAGAGCATCGTCGAGAACATCAAAATCGAGGTGAAGAAATTCTACTTCGATGAGCAGAGTCGAGCCCTCATTCATTTCCCCATCAACCATGTGGCTGCAGTTGTCGAGCTGGGATTTGCGGCAGTGCTTGCTGGGGGGTTCATTTTCTGCATGGACCGCTTCGATCCAGGGGAATCGCTCCAGGCAATTCAAAGAGAGAGGCTGACGGCTCTAGGTCAGGTTCCCGCCATGTTCCTTCTCCAGTTCAGAGATCCACAATTTGCCAAAACCGACTTCAGCAGCGTTAAGCAGTTTCTTTGGGCAGGCGCCGCCGCTCCGAGGCTCATGGTGCAGGTGCTCTCTCAGATTGCCTCGAAAACCGGCGCGACGTTGATAACGGGTTACGGAAGCACGGAAGTATCCGGATTTGTCACGTACACGGAGAAAGGTGACAATTCTGACAAGCTCATCCACACAGTGGGAAAAATTGCGGAACCCTTTGAACTCAAGATCGTGGGACCGGATCGTCTGGAAGTGAAGGACGGGGATGTGGGAGAAGTTGCAGTTCGAGGACCTTTTCTCATGAGGGAATACTACAATAACCCTCAGGCCACCGCGCAGGTGATGGATTCTGAAGGATGGTATTACACTTCGGATTTGGGGTTCAAGGATTCCTCCGGATACGTTCATCTCACGGGCCGAGCATCCGAGATGTTCAAGAGCGGCGGAGAGAACATATATCCTCGGGAAGTGGAAGAAGTGATCGAATCACACGACGCGGTCCTCTTTGCCGCAGTCATTGCCGTGCCGGACGAAGTCTTTCAAGAGGTGGGATGGGCGTTTGCCATGCTGCAACCCGGCAAAGAGGTTACTGACGAAGAACTCCGTGAGACGTGCAAGACAAGATTGGCCAAATTCAAGATCCCGAAAAGGTTTTTCGTACGACCGCTCTTACCGCTTCTTGCCAATGGAAAGATCGATAAAGTTGCTCTCAGGGCCGAAGTCAAGGAGATACTCGCACGAGAGCAAACATAA
- a CDS encoding carbohydrate ABC transporter permease: MSKPSKGTLMLAISVFAIIFVSVAPFLWFGLLAFKPYIDITAVPPRIFPSHFSLEAMSSAIYKHDLFHYLKNSVIVAGTTTVLSVVIGTLAAYPLARISIKYKRTILLVILAAGMFPQIAIAGPIWRLLRDLGWLNTYHGLILPYLAFSLPITVWILAIFFSELPRELEEAAKIDGADLFQILRKIIVPLAAPGIFTAAILSFIACWNEFFFALLIMTRSDFQTLPVGIALFPGEHTMPWGEIAAASLVTTLPLVVFTLFFQKRIIAGLTSGAVKG, translated from the coding sequence TTGAGTAAACCGTCCAAAGGAACATTAATGTTGGCAATAAGTGTTTTCGCTATAATATTTGTTTCTGTGGCGCCTTTTTTGTGGTTCGGCCTTCTTGCTTTCAAACCTTACATTGATATAACCGCAGTACCTCCGCGAATATTTCCTTCACATTTTTCTTTGGAAGCAATGTCATCCGCAATCTATAAACATGACTTGTTTCATTATTTGAAGAACAGTGTAATTGTCGCGGGCACAACGACAGTTTTATCTGTCGTCATCGGGACTCTTGCAGCTTATCCGCTTGCTCGAATTTCCATTAAATACAAAAGGACCATACTCTTAGTAATTCTTGCTGCCGGCATGTTTCCCCAGATTGCAATCGCAGGGCCAATCTGGCGCCTACTCCGGGATCTTGGCTGGTTGAATACTTACCACGGACTTATTCTACCGTATCTGGCATTTTCCCTTCCCATTACCGTATGGATACTCGCCATTTTTTTCAGCGAACTTCCTCGAGAATTGGAAGAAGCTGCGAAAATTGACGGAGCCGATTTATTTCAGATTTTAAGGAAAATAATCGTGCCTCTGGCAGCTCCCGGTATCTTTACTGCCGCCATACTCAGTTTCATAGCCTGCTGGAATGAATTCTTCTTTGCTCTCCTCATCATGACCCGGAGTGACTTTCAGACGCTTCCGGTAGGAATTGCGTTGTTTCCGGGTGAACATACAATGCCGTGGGGCGAAATAGCAGCCGCCTCGCTCGTGACCACTTTGCCTCTTGTTGTATTCACTTTATTTTTTCAGAAGCGAATTATTGCAGGCCTCACCTCAGGTGCCGTGAAGGGATAA
- a CDS encoding carbohydrate ABC transporter permease translates to MDTNRENLWSVRERILGYLFLMPLLTVLLIFCFCPILYSFVLSFYRIVLSLPGLGETFVGLDNYRELLRDPVAVKSLKVTLLFVAVSTILEISLGLFIAIVIHENFRGRGLVRAAILVPWAIPTVVASQLWRFAFNDQYGMVNYILFGPDVIHYQAWLASPFWASTAIIIADVWKTSSFAALVILAGLQTIPDELYEAASIDGANRFQRFVSITLPLLKSSILLAFVFRTMDAFRVFDLVYVMTQGGPANSTNVLQFYGYRVLFDQGMIGLGSAVSFIVFLLVFIVSVTYLKLVGTALLQKKEAIR, encoded by the coding sequence ATGGATACTAACCGTGAAAACTTGTGGTCGGTCCGCGAAAGAATTCTCGGTTACTTATTTCTTATGCCATTATTAACCGTGCTACTGATTTTCTGCTTTTGCCCCATACTGTATTCGTTTGTTTTGAGCTTTTATCGAATTGTGCTCAGCTTGCCCGGGTTAGGAGAAACATTTGTAGGCCTGGATAATTATCGGGAACTGCTAAGAGATCCGGTTGCCGTAAAGTCATTGAAAGTGACTCTCCTGTTTGTAGCAGTTTCAACCATTCTGGAAATTTCCCTGGGTTTATTTATAGCTATTGTCATTCATGAGAATTTTAGAGGAAGAGGTCTGGTAAGAGCTGCAATCTTGGTCCCTTGGGCGATTCCAACGGTTGTTGCATCGCAATTATGGAGATTTGCGTTTAATGACCAATATGGAATGGTCAATTATATTCTGTTCGGCCCGGATGTTATTCATTATCAGGCCTGGCTCGCTAGCCCTTTTTGGGCCTCAACGGCAATAATCATTGCAGATGTCTGGAAGACCTCATCATTTGCCGCTCTTGTAATTCTTGCAGGATTACAGACCATCCCTGACGAGCTTTACGAGGCCGCATCGATCGACGGGGCCAATCGTTTTCAAAGGTTTGTCTCTATCACATTACCGCTACTCAAATCCTCGATTCTCTTGGCGTTTGTTTTTAGGACCATGGACGCTTTCAGGGTTTTCGACCTCGTGTATGTGATGACGCAAGGCGGGCCGGCTAATTCCACAAATGTTCTTCAATTTTATGGATACAGAGTATTATTCGATCAAGGCATGATAGGTTTGGGGTCTGCTGTTTCTTTTATTGTTTTTCTGCTGGTATTCATCGTCTCAGTTACTTACCTGAAGCTGGTCGGAACCGCTTTGCTACAGAAAAAGGAGGCAATTCGTTGA
- a CDS encoding ABC transporter substrate-binding protein has translation MAGQKNYLRSIQDTRLFCIVVCITVHLLLCLQIFAADEIHLVMQKPDNLNLWKRLIDHFEKENSVIVRVEISPNSSTAAHALITQKLKNSDPDLDIFLMDVIWPSELVSAGWVQALDDFFPPEEQADFFPAPISACTINGKIYGVPFETSGGLLYYRKDLLEKYGFPPPDTWDRLVHIAKYIVDKERTHNPALRGYCGQFKQYEGLVCDMQEFVLSNRGKLFDNITGESTINTSQNIAAVKYVRDEIIGKIASRGVLTYEEPEAMHSFIQGNAVFLRDWPYTWEIANNSENSRIAGKIDITVLPHFPGGESVSTLGGWQFALSSFSREKDIAIKFIKYMTSPTVQKIFALEASQTCARRSVYNDPEVLRKNPHFSKLRESFDKARPRPAIPVYPAYSDILQVFYHSAITYPDSKIEELAKEADSKVQQLVEMLYEAGIFKR, from the coding sequence TTGGCAGGACAAAAGAATTATCTGAGAAGCATTCAGGATACACGGCTTTTCTGCATTGTAGTCTGCATCACGGTACACCTTCTGCTCTGCTTACAGATCTTCGCTGCTGATGAAATCCATCTGGTTATGCAAAAACCCGATAACCTGAATCTCTGGAAACGCTTAATAGACCATTTTGAAAAAGAAAATAGTGTAATAGTCCGAGTGGAGATAAGCCCCAACTCATCCACCGCCGCCCATGCACTGATCACTCAAAAGCTGAAGAATTCGGATCCGGATCTCGATATATTCTTGATGGATGTAATTTGGCCCTCGGAACTGGTTTCAGCAGGTTGGGTGCAAGCGTTGGATGATTTTTTCCCTCCCGAGGAACAGGCCGATTTTTTTCCAGCACCAATTTCCGCATGTACCATCAATGGTAAGATCTATGGAGTTCCCTTCGAGACTTCCGGAGGACTACTCTACTACCGCAAAGATCTGCTGGAGAAATATGGCTTTCCGCCACCGGATACATGGGATCGCCTCGTACATATCGCCAAGTACATAGTCGATAAGGAAAGAACTCACAATCCTGCTCTGAGAGGCTATTGCGGCCAATTCAAACAATATGAAGGGCTCGTGTGCGACATGCAGGAATTCGTGCTGAGCAATCGTGGTAAGTTGTTCGACAACATCACCGGAGAGTCCACGATAAACACTTCCCAGAATATTGCTGCGGTCAAATACGTCAGAGATGAAATTATTGGAAAAATTGCCTCAAGAGGCGTTCTGACATATGAGGAACCCGAAGCTATGCATTCGTTTATACAGGGCAATGCCGTGTTCCTGAGAGATTGGCCATACACATGGGAAATTGCCAACAATTCGGAGAATTCTCGTATCGCGGGAAAAATTGACATAACCGTACTTCCCCATTTTCCAGGTGGTGAGAGCGTGTCTACCTTGGGAGGATGGCAGTTTGCATTGTCCAGTTTTTCCCGAGAAAAAGATATCGCAATAAAATTCATCAAATACATGACTTCTCCCACAGTCCAAAAGATCTTTGCACTGGAAGCTTCTCAAACATGTGCCAGACGCTCGGTTTACAATGACCCGGAAGTCCTTCGGAAAAATCCTCATTTTTCCAAGCTGAGGGAAAGCTTTGACAAGGCTCGGCCTCGTCCGGCCATTCCTGTCTATCCGGCGTATTCGGATATACTCCAAGTTTTCTATCATTCGGCTATCACATATCCAGACTCCAAAATTGAGGAGCTTGCTAAGGAAGCTGATTCCAAAGTTCAGCAACTGGTCGAGATGCTGTATGAAGCTGGAATCTTTAAGAGATGA
- a CDS encoding ABC transporter ATP-binding protein: MEDKNRLVIEGLTKFFGQNRILSDISFEVAEGEFCVLLGPSGSGKSVLLRMIAGLEKPSSGKIFMDGLDVTDVPPGKRDIAMVFQNYAIYPHMTVFDNIAFPLWVRKMPADEIRNRVHEVASLLQLNRFLERKPAELSGGQRQRVAMGRAIVRKPKIFLFDEPLSNLDAKLRGSMRIEMMLLHRKLQATTVYVTHDQVEAMTMADTIAVLEGGVIQQIDSPENIYNRPANLTVAEFIGNPPMNFIKGILNHDSEGTVVFTSNSFNFKRKVELELEGEVVAGIRPEHISIDSTGKWQGIVTFVENVGSDKFVHAELLEGPKFIIRTTPELDPKIGETVPLLIDETRISIFWQDKRII, translated from the coding sequence ATGGAAGATAAAAATCGCCTTGTTATAGAAGGGCTTACAAAATTTTTCGGTCAAAACAGAATTTTGTCCGATATCTCTTTCGAAGTTGCTGAAGGTGAATTTTGCGTGCTCCTTGGTCCATCCGGGAGCGGAAAATCCGTATTACTACGAATGATTGCAGGTCTTGAAAAACCTTCCTCAGGCAAAATCTTCATGGACGGACTCGACGTAACCGATGTTCCACCCGGAAAGCGTGATATAGCGATGGTTTTTCAAAATTATGCGATATATCCGCACATGACAGTATTTGATAACATCGCTTTCCCTCTGTGGGTCAGGAAAATGCCCGCTGATGAAATACGGAACCGTGTTCACGAAGTCGCTTCTTTGCTGCAGTTGAATCGATTCCTTGAAAGGAAACCGGCCGAGCTTTCAGGAGGCCAGAGGCAGCGGGTAGCAATGGGGCGAGCGATTGTAAGGAAACCAAAGATTTTTCTGTTCGACGAGCCGCTGTCGAATCTGGATGCCAAACTCAGAGGAAGCATGAGAATAGAAATGATGCTCCTGCATCGCAAACTACAGGCAACCACGGTGTACGTGACACACGATCAGGTAGAAGCTATGACCATGGCAGATACCATCGCAGTTTTGGAGGGCGGCGTAATCCAGCAGATAGACAGCCCGGAAAACATCTATAACAGACCTGCCAATCTCACGGTTGCGGAATTCATAGGAAATCCCCCAATGAATTTCATAAAAGGAATCTTGAATCATGATTCGGAGGGCACAGTCGTCTTTACCTCGAATAGTTTCAACTTTAAAAGAAAAGTGGAACTAGAATTGGAAGGAGAAGTTGTCGCTGGAATCAGGCCGGAACATATTTCGATAGATTCCACGGGAAAATGGCAGGGGATTGTCACCTTTGTCGAAAATGTCGGATCGGACAAATTTGTACACGCCGAATTGTTGGAAGGCCCAAAATTCATAATCAGGACTACACCCGAGCTTGATCCAAAAATTGGTGAAACGGTTCCGCTGTTAATTGACGAAACAAGGATAAGCATATTTTGGCAGGACAAAAGAATTATCTGA
- a CDS encoding anaerobic ribonucleoside-triphosphate reductase activating protein, with protein sequence MLPVKGFIQTSFLDWPGKLCSILFLSGCGFRCPACHNADLVLKPDDLPDHSLDRILAKIGKRNQWLDGITVTGGEPTINKRLPEFLQALRATQTAVKLDTNGSNPAMLTELIRKRLVDAVYMDVKAPLNRKDYSTVAGVPVDVRLIKRSIEILRNSDIEVVFRTTAIPGLVEEPQLREIKNYLGVGRPFILQFFRNKRTLDPSFAEIPEFPAARADAMRAEFEIRPGATEILARTG encoded by the coding sequence ATGCTCCCTGTGAAGGGTTTCATTCAGACTTCATTCCTGGATTGGCCGGGAAAGCTATGCTCGATTCTCTTTCTGAGTGGATGCGGTTTTCGTTGCCCAGCCTGTCACAATGCCGATCTGGTGCTGAAACCCGACGATCTTCCCGATCATTCCCTGGATCGAATTCTCGCGAAGATCGGAAAACGGAATCAGTGGCTCGACGGAATCACCGTAACGGGCGGGGAACCGACCATCAACAAGCGTCTTCCCGAATTCCTGCAAGCATTACGAGCAACACAGACTGCGGTGAAGCTGGATACGAACGGTTCCAACCCTGCAATGCTCACGGAACTGATCCGGAAACGGCTCGTAGATGCCGTGTACATGGACGTAAAAGCACCTTTGAACAGAAAAGACTACTCCACGGTGGCGGGAGTTCCTGTGGATGTGAGACTCATAAAACGGAGCATAGAGATTCTCAGGAATTCTGATATCGAAGTGGTGTTCCGCACTACTGCCATACCCGGTCTGGTTGAAGAACCGCAGCTACGAGAAATCAAGAATTACCTCGGTGTAGGCAGGCCGTTTATCCTTCAGTTCTTCCGCAATAAACGCACACTCGATCCTTCTTTTGCAGAGATTCCCGAGTTCCCTGCCGCCCGTGCAGACGCGATGCGCGCCGAATTCGAGATCCGACCCGGAGCAACTGAAATCCTTGCGCGTACAGGCTGA
- the nrdD gene encoding anaerobic ribonucleoside-triphosphate reductase produces the protein MKTDHLQVVNGTTRTPAGHMEEQSAARSTVSSFERRESMQHFETTDMALFVRTSSEAMDGWDRSRIVDALLRETFIDEGTAEDISLEVENDIKRSGIKMITAPLIREMVNAKLLERGLESARRLHTRLGVPLFDVDQLITRPNKENANVPHGPEATNLTLAENIKKEYALLNVFSQEVGDAHMRGDIHLHDLGFIDRPYCSGQSLEYIKKFGLNLPNSLAMAKPAKHPEVLLAHMVKFAAALQSHFAGAIGWDAVNLFFAPYLRGLPAREVRQLAQMLIFEFSQQAVARGGQAIFTDINLYWEIPKHFENTPAIGPGGEFTGHTYAEYLPEAQNFVWTLFDVYREGDGTGRPFFFPKPLVHITEKFFKTPGHEKFLHHICDIAGEKGNTYFVFDRGETAKISECCRLSFKLEKSDLDDAVHPWKMRYSALQNVTINLPRIAYEAMGDDTRLFSLLTERIGIAAQGHLQKKAFIQRLLALGETGPLALLTMDRDGEPYLRMHRVTYLIGMVGLNEMVQYHTGEELHESQEAIKFGLKIIAHMNLVAARLGKQHNMRFVLEQTPAESTAYRFAKLDMRLFPETLKVVKGNVNREEIYYTNSTLFNVGAPVDPIDRVKREGLFHPLIEAGSLTHVWLGESHPSPESLANFVVKTFRMTQNDQVAFSPELTTCVSCGRTTRGLHDTCAYCDSRNVEQITRITGYFTKVSSWNKGKRGELTDRFRNMHLSADPS, from the coding sequence ATGAAAACTGATCATCTACAAGTAGTAAATGGTACCACACGGACACCGGCAGGACACATGGAAGAGCAGAGCGCAGCACGAAGCACCGTCTCAAGTTTTGAAAGAAGAGAATCAATGCAACATTTTGAGACCACGGACATGGCTCTGTTTGTTCGAACTTCCAGTGAGGCTATGGATGGGTGGGATCGCAGCAGGATCGTCGATGCACTCCTCAGGGAGACCTTTATCGACGAGGGTACTGCGGAAGACATCAGCCTTGAGGTGGAAAATGATATTAAACGCAGCGGAATAAAGATGATCACTGCTCCTCTCATCAGGGAGATGGTCAACGCAAAGCTCCTTGAGAGGGGTCTTGAAAGCGCTCGACGCCTTCACACCAGGTTGGGAGTTCCTCTGTTTGATGTGGACCAACTCATCACCAGGCCCAACAAAGAAAATGCAAACGTCCCGCACGGTCCGGAAGCGACCAATTTGACTCTGGCGGAAAACATCAAAAAGGAATACGCGCTGTTGAACGTATTCTCTCAGGAAGTGGGTGACGCGCACATGCGCGGTGACATTCATCTTCACGACCTGGGTTTTATCGACCGACCGTACTGCTCAGGGCAATCTCTGGAATACATCAAGAAATTCGGGCTGAATCTTCCCAATTCTCTGGCCATGGCAAAACCTGCGAAGCATCCGGAAGTCCTTCTTGCGCACATGGTGAAGTTCGCTGCAGCGTTACAGAGCCATTTTGCTGGAGCAATCGGCTGGGATGCGGTGAACCTCTTCTTTGCGCCCTATCTTCGCGGACTTCCTGCCAGGGAAGTGAGACAGCTTGCTCAGATGCTCATTTTTGAGTTTTCCCAGCAAGCGGTTGCTCGAGGCGGCCAGGCGATCTTCACGGATATCAATCTCTACTGGGAAATTCCGAAGCACTTCGAGAATACCCCTGCTATCGGTCCCGGCGGAGAATTCACGGGTCACACCTATGCGGAGTATCTCCCCGAAGCGCAGAATTTCGTCTGGACCCTGTTTGACGTGTATCGTGAAGGTGATGGCACCGGACGGCCGTTCTTCTTCCCCAAACCGCTCGTGCACATTACCGAAAAATTCTTCAAAACCCCCGGGCATGAAAAATTTCTCCACCACATCTGCGACATAGCAGGCGAAAAGGGTAACACGTACTTCGTGTTCGACCGGGGAGAAACGGCCAAGATATCGGAATGCTGCAGATTGTCGTTCAAGCTGGAGAAAAGCGATCTCGACGATGCGGTTCATCCCTGGAAAATGCGCTATTCAGCTCTTCAGAATGTGACCATTAACCTTCCGAGAATAGCCTATGAAGCCATGGGCGACGACACAAGACTGTTTTCCCTATTGACTGAGCGTATCGGGATCGCCGCACAGGGACATCTTCAGAAGAAAGCCTTTATTCAGAGATTGCTGGCACTGGGAGAAACCGGGCCGCTTGCGCTGCTCACCATGGACAGGGATGGCGAACCCTATCTGAGAATGCACAGAGTCACCTATCTCATCGGAATGGTCGGGCTCAATGAAATGGTGCAGTACCATACGGGTGAAGAGCTGCACGAAAGTCAGGAAGCCATCAAATTCGGGTTGAAAATAATAGCTCACATGAATCTGGTAGCAGCCAGACTCGGTAAGCAGCACAATATGCGTTTCGTCCTGGAGCAAACTCCTGCAGAAAGCACTGCGTATCGGTTCGCAAAACTCGACATGCGGCTCTTTCCGGAAACTCTGAAAGTGGTCAAAGGCAATGTAAACCGGGAAGAGATCTACTATACCAACTCAACATTATTCAATGTGGGCGCTCCGGTTGACCCCATCGACCGAGTAAAACGTGAGGGCCTGTTCCATCCATTGATCGAAGCCGGTTCCCTCACCCATGTATGGCTTGGTGAAAGCCATCCGAGTCCCGAGTCTCTTGCCAACTTCGTAGTCAAGACGTTCAGGATGACGCAGAACGATCAGGTAGCCTTTTCGCCGGAACTGACCACCTGTGTTTCGTGCGGGAGGACCACACGAGGGCTGCACGACACCTGCGCGTACTGCGATTCTCGAAACGTGGAACAGATCACACGCATTACCGGATATTTCACGAAAGTTTCAAGCTGGAACAAGGGTAAACGCGGCGAACTGACGGATAGATTCAGAAATATGCACCTTTCCGCGGACCCGTCTTAG